A single window of Microbispora hainanensis DNA harbors:
- a CDS encoding terpene synthase family protein yields MSSYRLPDFYLPYPPRLNPHVETARAHTRGWAADMGMLDDPDIWTVESLDAMDYGLMCAYTHPDCSAPELDLVTDWYVWVFFFDDHFLETFKRSRDLNGAQDYLDRLDAFMTDDPPEPSNPVERGLADLWPRTVPAMSDAWRRRFVRVTRDLLQESMWELFHIEREAVSNPIEYIEERRKVGGAPWSAALVEHAAGAELPARLAGSRPIRVLTESFADAVHLRNDLFSYEREVLLEGELSNCVLVCERFFGCDTARAVEITNDLLTSRLHQFEHTALTELPALFADDGVLPPEQALVLSYVKGLQDWQAGGHAWHTASSRYTKLGSHSGSLGLNVSRAHLTGAGGLRNHTHRPFSEAAVRLPQPYMPFEVRDNPHLDAARAADVEWCAAMGFFDGVPGLPATAVWNEPQLVGFDLALCASGIDPDATADELILAVNWLAWGTYGDDYYPRVYGAARDLVGAKLGNRRLKEFMPVDLVPRLAPMTGLERGLADLWARTAGPLPEDARRAFRVAVEEMIDSWVWELANQAQHRVPDPVDYIEMRRRTFGSQMTMSLARLTPGRVIPAEIHRTREFLGMTDAAQDYACLLNDLFSCQKEIQFEGELHNAVVVLGTFLDCAPDEAVGVVDALMTSRMRQFEHITTVDLPILLDRIEADEAVRESVEGYASDLRNWMASILRWHQRSRRYVEEELRRGPAVRWSQGPTGLGTATARILSLAPPAHGSPALTVGAP; encoded by the coding sequence ATGTCGTCCTACCGGCTGCCGGACTTCTATCTCCCCTATCCGCCCCGGCTGAACCCGCATGTGGAGACCGCCCGGGCGCACACGCGGGGGTGGGCGGCGGACATGGGCATGCTCGACGACCCGGACATCTGGACCGTGGAGTCGCTCGACGCGATGGACTACGGCCTGATGTGCGCCTACACCCATCCCGACTGCTCCGCCCCCGAACTCGACCTGGTCACGGACTGGTACGTGTGGGTCTTCTTCTTCGACGACCACTTCCTGGAGACGTTCAAACGCAGCAGGGACCTGAACGGCGCCCAGGACTACCTGGACCGGCTCGACGCGTTCATGACGGACGACCCGCCCGAGCCGTCCAACCCCGTCGAGCGCGGCCTGGCCGACCTGTGGCCCCGGACCGTGCCCGCCATGTCGGACGCGTGGCGGCGCCGGTTCGTACGGGTGACCCGCGACCTGCTGCAGGAGTCGATGTGGGAGCTGTTCCACATCGAGCGCGAGGCCGTCTCCAACCCGATCGAGTACATCGAGGAACGCAGGAAGGTCGGCGGAGCTCCGTGGTCGGCCGCGCTCGTGGAGCACGCGGCCGGTGCCGAGCTGCCGGCCCGGCTGGCGGGCTCCCGGCCGATCCGGGTGCTGACGGAGTCGTTCGCCGACGCCGTCCACCTGCGCAACGACCTGTTCTCCTACGAGCGGGAGGTGCTGCTGGAGGGCGAACTGTCCAACTGCGTGTTGGTCTGCGAGCGTTTCTTCGGCTGCGACACCGCGCGGGCCGTGGAGATCACCAACGACCTGCTCACCTCACGGCTGCACCAGTTCGAGCACACCGCGCTGACCGAGCTTCCGGCGCTGTTCGCCGACGACGGGGTGCTGCCGCCCGAGCAGGCGCTGGTCCTGAGCTACGTCAAGGGACTGCAGGACTGGCAGGCGGGAGGCCACGCCTGGCACACCGCCTCCAGCCGCTACACCAAGCTCGGAAGTCATTCCGGGTCCCTGGGCCTGAACGTGTCGCGCGCCCACCTCACCGGTGCCGGCGGGCTGCGCAACCACACCCACCGGCCCTTCTCGGAGGCGGCGGTGCGGCTGCCGCAGCCGTACATGCCGTTCGAGGTGCGCGACAACCCGCACCTCGACGCGGCGCGCGCGGCGGACGTCGAATGGTGTGCCGCGATGGGCTTCTTCGACGGCGTCCCCGGCCTCCCGGCGACCGCCGTGTGGAACGAGCCGCAACTCGTCGGCTTCGACCTCGCGTTGTGCGCGTCCGGCATCGACCCGGACGCCACGGCCGACGAACTGATCCTGGCAGTCAACTGGCTGGCCTGGGGGACGTACGGCGACGACTACTATCCCCGGGTCTACGGCGCGGCGCGCGACCTGGTCGGCGCGAAGCTCGGCAACCGGCGGCTCAAGGAGTTCATGCCGGTGGACCTCGTCCCGCGCCTGGCCCCGATGACGGGGCTGGAACGCGGGCTGGCCGACCTGTGGGCGCGCACCGCCGGGCCGCTGCCCGAGGATGCTCGCAGGGCGTTCCGCGTCGCCGTCGAGGAGATGATCGACAGCTGGGTGTGGGAGCTGGCCAACCAGGCCCAGCACCGCGTGCCCGATCCGGTCGACTACATCGAGATGCGGCGCAGGACGTTCGGCTCGCAGATGACGATGAGCCTGGCCAGGCTGACGCCCGGCCGGGTCATCCCCGCCGAGATCCATCGCACCCGCGAGTTCCTCGGCATGACCGACGCCGCGCAGGATTACGCGTGCCTGCTGAACGACCTGTTCTCCTGCCAGAAGGAGATCCAGTTCGAGGGGGAGCTGCACAACGCCGTCGTGGTGCTGGGCACCTTCCTCGACTGCGCCCCCGACGAGGCGGTGGGTGTGGTGGACGCGCTGATGACCAGCCGGATGCGGCAGTTCGAGCACATCACCACCGTCGACCTGCCCATCCTGCTCGACCGCATCGAGGCGGACGAGGCCGTACGGGAGTCGGTCGAGGGATACGCGTCCGACCTGCGCAACTGGATGGCCTCGATCCTGCGCTGGCACCAGCGGTCCCGGCGCTACGTCGAGGAGGAGCTGCGCAGGGGCCCGGCCGTCCGGTGGTCCCAGGGCCCGACCGGCCTCGGCACGGCCACCGCGCGCATCCTCTCCCTGGCGCCGCCGGCGCACGGCTCGCCCGCGCTCACGGTGGGGGCGCCATGA
- a CDS encoding family 2B encapsulin nanocompartment shell protein, with the protein MPTDNRLSLSTRAARNLATTTKTPPQMQEITSRHLLRVLPWVEAVGGAYRVNRRLTYQMADGRVTFVSTGADVRVISAELCELPALHGFGDAEVLAAMADLFTQREYEADQVIARAGTPMDEVLLLAHGKVDRIGEGAYGNETRLGVLADGEYVGEQMLVNADARWEWTVKTVTPCTVLALGREEFERLLTLSDSLREHVQAYRENPHRPVNRYGEAEITLAAGHEGEATLPGTFVDYELGPREYELSVAQTILRVHSRVADLYNEPMNQTEQQLRLTIEALRERQEHELVNNRDFGLLHNADLKHRIHTRSGPPTPDDLDELLATVWKNPHVMFAHPKAIAAFARQCNARGIYPQTVEFNGQKAPAWRGVPMLPCNKIPVNDKGISSIMVMRLGEKEQGVVGLRRTGLVDEYEPGLSVRFMGIDDKAIISYLVTTYYSAAVLVPDALAILESVEVL; encoded by the coding sequence ATGCCGACCGACAACCGGTTGAGCCTCAGCACCAGGGCCGCGCGCAACCTGGCCACCACGACCAAGACCCCGCCGCAGATGCAGGAGATCACCTCCCGTCATCTGCTGCGCGTGCTGCCCTGGGTCGAGGCGGTGGGCGGCGCCTACCGGGTCAACCGGCGGCTGACCTACCAGATGGCCGACGGGCGGGTGACGTTCGTCTCGACCGGGGCGGACGTACGGGTCATCTCGGCCGAGCTGTGCGAGCTGCCCGCCCTGCACGGCTTCGGCGACGCCGAGGTGCTCGCCGCCATGGCCGACCTGTTCACCCAGCGGGAGTACGAGGCCGACCAGGTCATCGCACGGGCCGGCACCCCGATGGACGAGGTCCTGCTCCTCGCCCACGGCAAGGTCGACAGGATCGGCGAGGGCGCGTACGGCAACGAGACGCGCCTCGGGGTGCTGGCCGACGGCGAGTACGTCGGCGAGCAGATGCTGGTGAACGCGGACGCGCGGTGGGAATGGACGGTCAAGACCGTGACGCCGTGCACCGTGCTCGCGCTCGGCAGGGAGGAGTTCGAGCGGCTGCTCACCCTGTCGGACAGCCTGCGTGAGCACGTGCAGGCATACCGGGAGAACCCGCACCGGCCGGTGAACCGGTACGGGGAGGCGGAGATCACGCTGGCGGCGGGGCATGAGGGTGAGGCGACGCTGCCGGGGACGTTCGTGGATTACGAGCTGGGGCCGCGTGAGTACGAGCTGAGTGTGGCGCAGACGATTCTGCGGGTGCACTCGCGGGTGGCGGATCTGTACAACGAGCCGATGAACCAGACCGAGCAGCAGTTGCGGCTGACGATCGAGGCGTTGCGGGAGCGTCAGGAGCACGAGCTGGTCAACAACCGCGACTTCGGCCTGCTGCACAACGCCGACCTCAAGCACCGCATCCACACCCGTTCGGGCCCGCCCACCCCGGACGACCTCGACGAGCTGCTCGCCACGGTCTGGAAGAACCCGCACGTCATGTTCGCCCACCCGAAGGCGATCGCGGCCTTCGCCCGCCAGTGCAACGCCCGGGGCATCTATCCCCAGACCGTGGAGTTCAACGGCCAGAAGGCGCCGGCCTGGCGCGGGGTGCCGATGCTGCCGTGCAACAAGATCCCGGTCAACGACAAGGGCATCAGCTCGATCATGGTCATGCGGCTGGGGGAGAAGGAGCAGGGCGTCGTCGGCCTGCGCCGCACCGGGCTGGTGGACGAGTACGAGCCCGGCCTGTCGGTGCGCTTCATGGGCATCGACGACAAGGCGATCATCTCCTACCTGGTCACCACCTACTACTCGGCGGCCGTCCTGGTCCCCGACGCCCTCGCCATCCTGGAGAGCGTCGAGGTCCTCTGA
- a CDS encoding polyprenyl synthetase family protein: MTADTVDTSIKGITGVGDTGGVAAVTSAVRGRVDELLAGFLDARRPPVGDPDVAEGYRLLREFVVDGGKRIRPLLCYWGWRGAGGEEAHDDRAVVTGAALELYHAGLLIHDDVMDGSELRRGRPTIHRGLAGTPRWTGAEAFGRSAAILLGVLAQAWADELLADAAGGDVRGRAARELFNRMRTEVVTGQYLDILAHARADADVERALTVIRYKTARYTVERPLQIGAALAGAPPALLEAYSRFGLPLGEAFQLRDDVLGVFGDPAVTGKPVLDDLREGKRTVLMAYAYARARGPERDLLRTWHGASGLDEHRAAELRRIIVDTGALGEVEDLIAVRAGQALDALRECAIAPEAAQALTMLTERLTRRVR; this comes from the coding sequence ATGACCGCGGACACCGTGGACACGTCCATCAAGGGGATCACCGGCGTCGGTGACACCGGCGGCGTCGCCGCCGTCACCAGCGCCGTCCGGGGACGGGTCGACGAGCTGCTCGCCGGTTTCCTCGACGCCCGGCGCCCCCCGGTCGGAGATCCGGACGTCGCCGAGGGCTACCGGCTGCTGCGCGAGTTCGTCGTCGACGGCGGCAAGCGCATCCGGCCGCTGCTGTGCTACTGGGGCTGGCGGGGCGCGGGCGGCGAGGAGGCGCACGACGACCGGGCCGTCGTCACCGGCGCGGCGCTGGAGCTCTACCACGCGGGCCTGCTGATCCACGACGACGTCATGGACGGCAGCGAGCTGCGCCGCGGGCGCCCGACCATCCATAGGGGGCTGGCCGGGACTCCGCGGTGGACGGGGGCGGAGGCGTTCGGCCGGTCCGCGGCCATCCTGCTCGGCGTGCTCGCGCAGGCGTGGGCGGACGAACTGCTCGCGGACGCCGCCGGCGGCGACGTGCGGGGGCGGGCGGCGCGCGAGCTGTTCAACCGGATGCGCACCGAGGTCGTCACCGGGCAGTACCTCGACATCCTGGCGCACGCCCGCGCCGACGCGGACGTCGAACGGGCCCTGACGGTCATCCGCTACAAGACGGCCCGATACACCGTGGAGCGTCCGCTGCAGATCGGCGCGGCGCTCGCCGGGGCCCCGCCCGCCCTGCTGGAGGCGTACTCGCGGTTCGGCCTGCCGCTCGGGGAGGCGTTCCAGCTGCGCGACGACGTCCTCGGCGTCTTCGGCGACCCCGCCGTCACCGGCAAGCCGGTCCTCGACGACCTGCGCGAGGGAAAACGCACCGTGCTCATGGCGTACGCGTACGCGCGGGCGCGCGGGCCCGAACGCGACCTGCTGCGGACCTGGCACGGCGCGTCCGGCCTGGACGAACACCGGGCGGCCGAGCTGCGCCGGATCATCGTGGACACCGGCGCCCTCGGCGAGGTCGAGGACCTCATCGCCGTGCGGGCCGGGCAGGCGCTCGACGCGCTGCGCGAGTGCGCGATCGCCCCGGAGGCGGCCCAGGCGCTCACGATGCTCACCGAGCGGCTCACCCGCCGCGTCCGGTGA
- a CDS encoding ABC transporter permease gives MTLPVTAVRVPGRSAMSELRAVKVVWQREIIRFFNGPLRILTSLVQPFLFLFVLGTGLSQLTSGGTGGLGLRTFLYPGILAMAVLFTAMSSAASIVWDREFGFLREMLVAPVSRGSIVLGKCLGGATVAAFQGLVVICIAGPVGVPYAPGLMLGVFGIQVLLAFTITAFGVAMSVRVRQMQSFMALNQLLIMPLYFMSGAMFPASNLPTWLTVLNRIDPLSYAVDPIRRLVFSHLDLAPAVQARLAPGLTWGGWHVPIAVEVAVLAALGLALLVTAIAQFGKAD, from the coding sequence ATGACGCTGCCCGTCACGGCGGTCCGGGTGCCGGGGCGCAGCGCGATGAGCGAGCTGCGCGCGGTCAAGGTGGTCTGGCAGCGCGAGATCATCCGGTTCTTCAACGGCCCGCTGCGCATCCTCACCTCGCTCGTGCAGCCCTTCCTGTTCCTGTTCGTCCTCGGCACGGGCCTGTCCCAGCTCACCTCGGGCGGCACCGGCGGGCTCGGCCTGCGGACCTTCCTCTATCCGGGCATTCTCGCCATGGCCGTCCTCTTCACCGCCATGTCGTCGGCCGCCTCGATCGTGTGGGACCGGGAGTTCGGCTTCCTGCGCGAGATGCTGGTCGCGCCGGTGTCCCGGGGGTCCATCGTCCTCGGCAAGTGCCTGGGCGGGGCCACCGTCGCGGCCTTCCAGGGCCTCGTCGTCATCTGCATCGCCGGTCCCGTGGGCGTGCCGTACGCGCCGGGGCTGATGCTCGGCGTGTTCGGCATCCAGGTGCTGCTGGCCTTCACCATCACGGCCTTCGGCGTCGCGATGTCGGTGCGGGTCAGGCAGATGCAGTCGTTCATGGCGCTCAACCAGCTGCTGATCATGCCGCTGTACTTCATGTCGGGCGCGATGTTCCCCGCGTCGAACCTGCCCACGTGGCTGACCGTGCTCAACCGGATCGACCCCCTCTCGTACGCCGTGGACCCCATCAGGCGGCTCGTCTTCTCGCACCTCGACCTGGCGCCCGCCGTACAGGCCCGGCTCGCGCCGGGGCTGACGTGGGGCGGGTGGCACGTGCCCATCGCCGTCGAGGTGGCCGTGCTCGCGGCCCTCGGGCTCGCCCTGCTCGTCACCGCGATCGCACAGTTCGGCAAAGCCGACTAA
- a CDS encoding ATP-binding cassette domain-containing protein has translation MTHPAVETTGLTKNYGDVEAVRGIDLTVHRGEIFGFLGPNGAGKSTTISMLCTLTTPTGGMARVAGHDVVRERDSVRRSIGLVFQDPTLDGYLTAERNLRFHAELYGVPRADIGPRLQGVLDMVGLWDRRAAKVATFSGGMRRRLEIARGLLHSPRVLFLDEPTVGLDPQTRSSIWSYIRELKEAEDITVFLTTHYMDEAEHCDRIAIMDGGRIIALDTPAALKAGVGKDRIQIQTDDGPAAVAALDERFGIKAVASRDVVVFQVEEGERFVPELFSRSGLPIRSVSVARPSLDDVFMSYTGRSIRDSESAGAARGAAALAAARGGRR, from the coding sequence ATGACGCATCCGGCGGTGGAAACCACCGGCCTGACCAAGAACTACGGCGACGTCGAGGCCGTACGCGGCATCGACCTGACCGTGCACAGAGGGGAGATCTTCGGCTTCCTCGGCCCGAACGGCGCGGGGAAGTCCACGACGATCAGCATGCTCTGCACCCTGACCACGCCCACGGGCGGCATGGCGCGCGTGGCCGGCCACGACGTGGTGCGCGAACGTGACAGCGTGCGGCGCTCGATCGGGCTGGTGTTCCAGGACCCGACGCTCGACGGCTATCTCACGGCCGAGCGCAACCTGCGCTTCCACGCCGAGCTGTACGGCGTGCCCCGCGCGGACATCGGTCCGCGGCTCCAGGGGGTGCTCGACATGGTGGGGCTGTGGGACAGGCGCGCGGCCAAGGTCGCGACATTCTCGGGCGGCATGAGGCGGCGACTGGAGATCGCCCGCGGCCTGCTGCACTCGCCACGGGTGCTGTTCCTCGACGAGCCCACCGTGGGCCTGGACCCGCAGACCAGGAGCTCCATCTGGTCCTACATCCGGGAGCTGAAGGAGGCCGAGGACATCACGGTCTTCCTGACCACCCACTACATGGACGAGGCCGAGCACTGCGACCGCATCGCCATCATGGACGGCGGCCGGATCATCGCGCTCGACACCCCCGCCGCGCTGAAGGCCGGCGTCGGCAAGGACCGCATCCAGATCCAGACCGACGACGGCCCGGCGGCCGTCGCCGCCCTGGACGAACGGTTCGGCATCAAGGCCGTCGCGTCCCGCGACGTCGTCGTCTTCCAGGTGGAGGAGGGAGAGCGGTTCGTGCCGGAGCTGTTCAGCCGGTCGGGGCTGCCGATCCGGTCCGTCAGCGTGGCCAGGCCCAGCCTGGACGACGTCTTCATGTCCTACACCGGCCGGTCGATCCGCGACTCGGAGTCGGCCGGCGCCGCGCGCGGTGCGGCCGCGCTCGCGGCGGCGCGAGGAGGCCGGCGATGA
- a CDS encoding TetR/AcrR family transcriptional regulator, which translates to MRAGGLRELKKNQTRQLIADTANALFRARGFDEVTVDEIAAAAQVSKKTVFNHFPTKEDLVFYRAEDREAMSLAAVTDRPAGFSILDSFRAMCLAQTRFIPGMRRDLVHPRSFYDLVSGNPSLERKMHEVNERIIEVLAGALAAEAGAEPGDPLPRVVASTLVSAQRALYRRLRQRVREGGPDEEIGRAHRADVERVFDLLGKGLGGYPQT; encoded by the coding sequence ATGAGAGCGGGCGGACTACGGGAGCTGAAGAAGAACCAGACCCGGCAGCTCATCGCCGACACCGCGAACGCGCTCTTCCGGGCCCGGGGCTTCGACGAGGTCACCGTGGACGAGATCGCGGCGGCCGCCCAGGTGTCGAAGAAGACGGTGTTCAACCACTTCCCGACCAAGGAGGACCTGGTCTTCTACCGGGCCGAGGACCGGGAGGCCATGTCGCTTGCGGCGGTGACCGACCGCCCGGCCGGGTTCTCGATCCTCGACTCCTTCCGCGCGATGTGCCTGGCGCAGACCCGGTTCATCCCGGGCATGCGGCGCGACCTCGTCCATCCGCGCAGCTTCTACGACCTCGTCAGCGGCAACCCCTCCTTGGAGCGGAAGATGCACGAGGTCAACGAGCGGATCATCGAGGTGCTCGCCGGCGCGCTGGCGGCCGAGGCGGGCGCGGAGCCCGGCGACCCGCTGCCCCGCGTCGTCGCCTCGACGCTGGTCTCCGCGCAGCGGGCGCTCTACCGGCGGCTGCGGCAGCGGGTGCGCGAGGGCGGGCCCGACGAGGAGATCGGGCGCGCCCACCGCGCGGACGTCGAACGGGTCTTCGATCTGCTCGGCAAGGGACTCGGCGGCTACCCGCAGACCTGA
- a CDS encoding MFS transporter has translation MGLSYVRELDEYPTGARRMKILTMAVLAVLIGSYEAQIAPVVPLLLKDLDMSLATYGAVSGAAAVAGAVASALGGRLTDRLGRVRLLVPLMLLTAVCCFVMTLVHSPRDLLIARIVLAFVDGVAMASTAPLVRDFSPRLGRAQAFGFWTWGPVGANFLAAAVAGWTLPIFDDSWRSQFVIMGCFSLVISIVIAFNIADLSPELRAQIQHTERQARSVVDLTRPAKVSSLFVRPNIWAHVVGISLWLVLYITLTLFGQTMLVGALGITAAEASTIMACFWSLNLITLIVAGRVSDRTQLRKPITLAGTVAAVLVTAYLAYILGGEGVSSGALMIVGALLGGSLGVAYAPWMANYSEDAEDVDPRLQGTAWGLFGFLTKAIAVVGLLVIPHVVEATSWQTWLVVSLVCLALFAPAVFLFHGPWRRERGAMDGQEARVAVAD, from the coding sequence ATGGGCCTGTCCTACGTACGCGAGCTCGACGAGTACCCCACAGGTGCGCGTCGCATGAAGATCCTCACGATGGCCGTGCTGGCCGTCCTCATCGGCTCCTATGAGGCGCAGATCGCCCCCGTGGTCCCGCTGCTCCTCAAGGACCTCGACATGTCACTCGCGACGTACGGCGCGGTGTCCGGGGCGGCGGCGGTCGCGGGAGCCGTCGCGTCGGCGCTCGGCGGCAGGCTCACCGACCGGCTCGGCCGGGTGCGCCTGCTGGTCCCGCTGATGCTGCTGACCGCCGTGTGCTGCTTCGTCATGACGCTCGTCCACAGCCCACGTGACCTGCTGATCGCCAGGATCGTGCTGGCCTTCGTCGACGGTGTGGCGATGGCGAGCACGGCTCCGCTGGTCCGCGACTTCTCGCCGCGCCTCGGCAGGGCCCAGGCGTTCGGCTTCTGGACCTGGGGCCCGGTGGGGGCCAACTTCCTCGCCGCCGCCGTCGCGGGCTGGACGCTGCCGATCTTCGATGACTCCTGGCGGTCGCAGTTCGTCATCATGGGCTGCTTCTCGCTGGTCATCTCGATCGTCATCGCCTTCAACATCGCCGACCTGTCGCCCGAGCTGCGCGCGCAGATCCAGCACACCGAGCGCCAGGCCAGGAGCGTCGTCGACCTGACCCGGCCGGCCAAGGTCTCTTCGCTGTTCGTACGGCCCAACATCTGGGCCCACGTGGTCGGCATCTCGCTGTGGCTGGTGCTCTACATCACGCTCACGCTCTTCGGGCAGACCATGCTGGTCGGCGCCCTGGGCATCACGGCCGCCGAGGCGTCCACGATCATGGCGTGCTTCTGGAGCCTCAACCTGATCACGCTGATCGTCGCCGGCCGCGTCTCCGACCGCACCCAGCTCCGCAAGCCGATCACGCTCGCCGGCACCGTCGCGGCCGTGCTGGTCACCGCCTACCTGGCGTACATCCTCGGCGGCGAAGGCGTCTCCAGCGGCGCGCTCATGATCGTCGGTGCGCTGCTCGGCGGCTCGCTCGGCGTCGCGTACGCCCCCTGGATGGCCAACTACTCCGAGGACGCCGAGGACGTCGACCCCCGGCTGCAGGGCACGGCGTGGGGCCTGTTCGGCTTCCTCACCAAGGCGATCGCCGTGGTCGGCCTGCTGGTCATCCCGCACGTGGTCGAGGCCACGAGCTGGCAGACCTGGCTGGTGGTCTCGCTGGTGTGCCTGGCGCTGTTCGCGCCCGCCGTCTTCCTGTTCCACGGCCCCTGGCGGCGGGAGCGCGGGGCGATGGACGGCCAGGAGGCCAGGGTCGCGGTGGCCGACTAG
- a CDS encoding VOC family protein codes for MDIAEELAGLDATFDHTAVAAPRIRDLLPIYRDLLGGEYLDGSDNLVNGYRTLQLRYANGSKIELMEPLAGSTFFDSFFGLTRGRGGVHHLNFHVTDIEAAVAALRERGYRLFGLNLAEPRWREVFLHPKEAHGVLVQLAQPGPRKPEPTPSLTDVLAGRGRRGNGVPSP; via the coding sequence GTGGACATCGCCGAGGAGCTGGCCGGGCTTGACGCGACCTTCGACCACACGGCCGTCGCCGCGCCGCGCATCAGGGACCTGCTGCCGATCTACCGCGACCTGCTGGGAGGCGAATACCTCGACGGCAGCGACAACCTGGTGAACGGCTATCGGACGCTCCAGCTCAGGTACGCCAACGGGAGCAAGATCGAGCTGATGGAGCCGCTGGCCGGGTCCACCTTCTTCGACAGCTTCTTCGGCCTCACGCGCGGCAGAGGCGGGGTGCACCACCTCAACTTCCACGTCACCGACATCGAGGCCGCCGTGGCGGCGCTGCGCGAGCGCGGCTATCGGCTGTTCGGCCTCAACCTCGCCGAACCCCGCTGGCGCGAGGTCTTCCTCCACCCGAAGGAGGCGCACGGCGTCCTGGTCCAGCTCGCCCAGCCGGGGCCGCGCAAGCCCGAGCCGACGCCGTCCCTCACCGACGTGCTGGCCGGTCGCGGCCGGCGCGGCAACGGCGTCCCCAGCCCGTGA
- a CDS encoding Zn-ribbon domain-containing OB-fold protein, giving the protein MTASHKPVPKPTPDTQPFWDGTAEGELRIQRCRACSRHYFYPRPACPHCGSDDVTWVTAGGRATLYSYVISHRPAPGFEQDGPYAIAVVELEEGVRMMTNIVGVEITPENLPLDMELRVVFEQRGDVHVPLFEPAGEPAGEPAGEPAGGSVR; this is encoded by the coding sequence ATGACCGCATCGCACAAACCCGTCCCGAAGCCGACACCGGACACCCAGCCGTTCTGGGACGGCACGGCGGAGGGAGAGCTGCGGATCCAGCGCTGCCGCGCCTGCTCGCGGCACTACTTCTATCCACGGCCCGCCTGCCCGCACTGCGGCTCCGACGACGTCACCTGGGTGACGGCCGGCGGCAGGGCCACCCTCTACTCGTACGTGATCAGCCACCGCCCGGCTCCCGGCTTCGAGCAGGACGGGCCGTACGCGATCGCGGTCGTGGAGCTGGAGGAGGGCGTGCGGATGATGACGAACATCGTGGGCGTCGAGATCACGCCGGAGAACCTGCCCCTCGACATGGAGCTGCGCGTGGTGTTCGAGCAGCGCGGCGACGTGCACGTGCCCCTCTTCGAGCCCGCCGGAGAGCCGGCCGGAGAACCCGCTGGAGAGCCCGCTGGAGGTTCCGTCCGATGA
- a CDS encoding thiolase C-terminal domain-containing protein yields MNIVIAGAAETDELGKLPHMSTTQLHLQAARNALADAGMTKDDIDGVATVGVPGPIQIAHALGIAPAWLDGTGVGGSSFLFHVRHAAAAIRAGLCTTVLITHGESGRSRVGAARPALGPDSLIGQFELPYGVLGPPTMFTLTALRYMKETGLTHEQLAEVAVAQRRWAHRNPRAMYQDLITVEDVLASRMVAYPFHLLECCLVTDGGGALIVTTEERARRSPVHLLGSGESAESPIISQMEDFTTSAAFRRSGEAAFAEAGISHDDVDHLMIYDAFAHVPIYGLEDLGFVKRGEAGPFIAEGHTSPGGRLPLNTNGGGLSYTHTGMYGMFAIQESVRQLRGEAAAQVPDVEVGVVLGNGGMFASAATLVLSNRRP; encoded by the coding sequence ATGAACATCGTCATCGCGGGCGCGGCCGAGACCGACGAGCTCGGCAAGCTGCCCCACATGTCCACCACGCAGCTCCACCTCCAGGCCGCGCGCAACGCGCTCGCCGACGCCGGGATGACCAAGGACGACATCGACGGCGTCGCCACCGTCGGCGTGCCCGGCCCGATCCAGATCGCCCACGCGCTCGGGATCGCCCCGGCCTGGCTCGACGGCACCGGGGTGGGCGGCTCGTCCTTCCTTTTCCACGTACGGCACGCCGCGGCGGCCATCCGGGCCGGGCTGTGCACCACCGTGCTCATCACGCACGGCGAGTCCGGGCGGTCGCGGGTCGGCGCGGCCCGGCCTGCCCTCGGCCCCGACTCGCTGATCGGCCAGTTCGAGCTGCCGTACGGCGTGCTCGGCCCGCCCACCATGTTCACGCTGACGGCGCTGCGCTACATGAAGGAGACCGGGCTCACGCACGAGCAGCTCGCGGAGGTCGCGGTCGCGCAGCGCCGGTGGGCGCACCGCAACCCCCGGGCCATGTATCAGGACCTGATCACCGTCGAGGACGTGCTCGCCTCCCGGATGGTCGCCTACCCCTTCCATTTGCTGGAATGCTGCCTCGTCACCGACGGCGGCGGCGCGCTGATCGTGACGACCGAGGAGCGCGCCCGCAGGTCGCCGGTCCACCTGCTCGGCTCTGGCGAGTCGGCCGAGTCGCCGATCATCTCCCAGATGGAGGACTTCACCACCTCGGCCGCCTTCCGGCGCTCCGGCGAGGCCGCCTTCGCCGAGGCGGGCATCTCGCATGACGACGTGGACCACCTGATGATCTACGACGCCTTCGCGCACGTGCCCATCTACGGCCTGGAAGACCTCGGCTTCGTCAAGCGCGGCGAGGCGGGGCCGTTCATCGCCGAGGGCCACACCTCCCCCGGCGGCCGCCTGCCGCTCAACACCAACGGCGGCGGCCTCTCCTACACCCACACCGGCATGTACGGGATGTTCGCCATCCAGGAGTCCGTACGGCAACTGCGCGGCGAGGCCGCCGCCCAGGTGCCGGACGTCGAGGTCGGCGTCGTCCTCGGCAACGGCGGCATGTTCGCCTCCGCCGCCACCCTCGTCCTGTCGAACCGCCGTCCCTGA